The following are encoded in a window of Pongo abelii isolate AG06213 chromosome 16, NHGRI_mPonAbe1-v2.0_pri, whole genome shotgun sequence genomic DNA:
- the LOC100461926 gene encoding cytochrome c oxidase subunit 5A, mitochondrial yields MLGAALRRCAVAAATQAGPRGLLHSTRTPGPAAAIQSVRCYSHGSQETDEEFDARWVTYFNKPDIDAWELRKGINTLVTYDMVPEPKIIDAALRACRRLNDFASTVRILEAVKDKAGPHKEIYPYVIQELRPTLNELGISTPEELGLDKL; encoded by the exons ATGCTGGGCGCCGCTCTCCGCCGCTGCGCTGTGGCCGCAGCCACCCAGGCCGGCCCTCGAGGCCTCCTGCACTCCACCCGGACTCCCGGCCCCGCCGCGG CTATCCAGTCAGTTCGCTGCTATTCCCATGGGTCACAGGAGACAGATGAGGAGTTTGATGCTCGCTGGGTAACATACTTCAACAAGCCAGATATAGATGCCTGGGAATTGCGTAAAG GGATAAACACACTTGTTACCTATGATATGGTTCCAGAGCCCAAAATCATTGATGCTGCTTTGCGGGCATGCAGACGGTTAAATGATTTTGCTAGTACAGTTCGTATCCTAGAGGCTGTTAAG GACAAAGCAGGACCTCATAAGGAAATCTACCCCTATGTCATCCAGGAACTTAGACCAACTTTAAATGAACTGGGAATCTCCACTCCGGAGGAACTGGGCCTTGACAAACTGTAA